The Hemicordylus capensis ecotype Gifberg chromosome 5, rHemCap1.1.pri, whole genome shotgun sequence nucleotide sequence ATGTCATCCTAGAGCAGTGGCTCAAGAAGCCACCTATAAGGCGCATTCTCTCATCTTCTTGTCAGCTTGCTTCAGAGAGATCCATGTATTCAACATGCTTGATCGCAGCTTGGCCCATACGAAATGGTTACTTAACCCGAGAATCTGAGCAGCAGATTGGGCAGCACTTTCAGGTGAAAGAATTGTGGAACAGCCAagacctgttttaaaacagagaaTTCTAGCCATTAGTCTAGAGGTGCTAGCAAGAGCTTTATCTGCTAAATTTCATAGGCAAAAGAAACAGACAGCTCCCTGCCTTGAAGAAACGTACACTCTTAACAAATGGGGAAAACACAACTGGGGAATGAGGAAGGGCAGAAAAAAGGTGCAAGAAAAATGTGAAGGAATGACACCCCCTCATATAAAATAAGTACAATTGAGAACAagcatttgggagctaaacctaGGGTTGTCTAGAAAAGTttaagaggagggagagagatttccaACCAGCAGAGGTCAGCACAACACTGCTCAAAGTGGTTATGGTTAAATTCTAAACACCTGATCTAAAATGTAGATCTATATCATTTAGCTGAATTTTAAGATCAAGTGCACACAGCACCTGATTGACTACACTGAAATGCAGAACAGAAAGTCTGATAAGCTCAGCTTTCTTATTTCTAAAAGGATATTTTAAGCCCTCATAGTTGCAGATTTGTTTGTAGTGGGgatgacatgaggaaaattactcaaagtagccccactgaaattaagatgACAGGCTAGGCCATAGTTCCTACTGTCTTGTTTTTAGCTCCTTCCAAACCACAACTGCTCTTTGGCATGAAGTCCAGCTTCTACAAACCACAAACTCTGTAGACAGAATTAATTAAGCAGATGTGCTTTAATAACTTATTAGCACTGGTATGATATGTGTAGCCACAGCTAATCTGTTCTATATACAAAGGATTCCAGAATGTTCAAACACATCCTCTTTCATGTTTGAGGTACTAAATGGAGATAATTAATGTAACCTCACAACTGAGCTTTCAAGCTCTCCTTGATCATTTTGCACATGTACAACACTAAAAAAATCAACCATTTATTCCAAAGTGGTCAAGGACTTACCACTGGGAAGCCTCAGAGATGACCATACATCCTGAGCACCCCAATCGGCTGAGAGTGGAGGACAGTTGATAACGGGATATGCAGTGTTTCCAGACATTACAGGTCCCAAGCCATTGCTTCTTCCAGCCACTGCTACAAACACTGTAGGAATTCCATCACCTACTCACAAAGAAATGCATAGTATAAATGGTACACACATCTTAACAAAATGTAAGCTCATTCTATACCATTTCTGCTTTTTCACTTATTTTCTGTTGAAGGAGCCATTTAAAAGATATAGGATTTTCTTTCTGGCCTTGTTTCAGAACAAACTTTAAATTACAGAACCAAGTTTAGGCAGCAAATTTGGATTATTTACCTTCATATTCAGCTTTGATCCTCAGTGTCTCATCTGGTCCTTTATGGGCAGAAGTCACTCGTAATTCACAAGGAATGTTGAAGTTTCCAcatgcttttttaattttttcacaATGTCCAAGATCTGAAGGTGAGCCCATGAAGACAACCACCCTGCCTTGGCTCTGTGGTTTCAGCAACAGCTAAAAAGGGGGAAAATCAAAACACTATTAAGTACTTGAAACAGCGACAAACAGcgataaagagcccctggtggcgcagtggtaaaactgccgccctgtaaccagaaggttacaagttcgatcctgaccaggggctcaaggttgactcagccttccatccttccgaggtcggtaaaatgagtacccagaatgttgggggcaatatgctacatcattgtaaaccgcttagagagcttcggctatagagtggtatataaatgtaagtgctattgctattgctaaaagacaATTATCTTATATTGTAAAGATTCTCAACAATACCTCTACTCTTTCAGACACCCATTCAAAGTTTCTCTTCACCATCTGCAGTGCTTCAGGAGTCACTTCTTTCAGATCACGGTAAGACTAAAcatgtacaaaaacacaaaagcGTTGCATATACAGTTAGCAAGAATCAGATGTCtgactcactcacacacacacacccctatcacTGGTAAGATCCACAATCATAACTGATGTACATCAATCATGTAACTGATAacgctaacctacttcacagggctgttgtgaggagaaacagaactatgtaccccgctctgggctccttagaggaagagtggaatataaatgtaaaaataaattaaataaattaaattacatCAGCAAGGTGTCACACAAAGCCTATGTTATGTAACAACACAGTTTAAGAAAGGTTGGACCTAGTGATTCCAGTTTCAAGATCTCCCCGGTTATCCTTAGTGGTCAAATGCTAGACCATAGGCTGCCCGGTACATCTAAAATGTCAGAGGAGAAAAGTCAGCAGTACCTAGAGGGCTCATGGTCTTtattttgggatttttaaaatgcctatTATGATTTTTAGTGCACAACAAAACTGGAgtagagaaaggaagaagaaagccTAAGGCTGGTAAGTAGAGTTGATCCAAAAGTGTTCTAAAATGTGCTTTCTAGAATTTGTCACTTTAAGATAGCATGCACATTGTTGCATGTGACTCCATTGATATAAAATGGCTGAGGTCAAACTTACAGGCTGTGAACATGCTATTTAGAAAGAACTGTAGACcatcgcttctcggccttttggctaaaaTCATGTGTAACTGTAGACCCTATGGCCCTGACATTATTAGGAACTATATTTAAATTGAAAAGTTCAGCAGGCGTCACATTTTGCACATAGCAATTTTCTATGTACCATGCATTATTGCAATGTGGTGAAAGGGAATTTCATTAAAAGTGAGCCTTGAATTCTGTAACCAGGAACCATGGATGCCAAACATGAGGAGGCCTTTGCCTTCATCACAGCTAGAAAGCTCTAGATGGTGATGCTACAAGGAGAATGTCTTTAATATAGTGGTgcagaagaaggagagagagaaagggcacTCAGGAGAGTAAAGGCGAGTGTAGGCAACTACTCTCTGAGAAACGAGTAACAATATTGGCTTAATTTCAGCACTGGCAAAAATCACCAAGAAGAACACATAAGATCACCTGTTTGTCTTTCTGCTGTTTTCTGTCTCCAGATGGCCACAGTCTCCAAGAATCATTATCAATTACATCAGCAAGGACAATTTCTTTTGTGGATACATTAACACCAAACTCAACCTAAAAATATCACACACATATACAATAGTTAGCTGAAGCTAGCAATTTTATTGTTGCTTTCAAACTGAGGCATGTTATAAGACATCCTCTCATACCTTCATGTCCACTAGAGTACAGTTCTGGGGCTGCCATGCTTTTTCAAGTATTTCAAAGATAGCTTGAGTAGAGTGGGCCATAATATCCACTTCAGTTTGTCCAATTGCAAGGCCAGCAAATCGGAACTTCGCTTCAATGAGTTGCTCTTCAGACCACTGTGGATCATTTGCTGCGTCATCCTGGCAAATAGGCAGCAAGAATTTCACTTGAATAATTTACATTTTCATCAGAAGCCAAGTTCAAAAGGACACAGATTAAAAGCCAAAGTCAATTTAACAGATGGCTGTACCAAAAAAAAGTTCAACACTTCTGAATTGTTCTTATGCAAACATATTATCTTTTCTACAATATAATCTGCTTCCACCATAACTTGCCTGAGCCAGAATTCTGTTTAAGTACTTCTATATATTAAAGAGAGAAGTGGGCTCCAAATGTTTCCATGGTTGATAAAAACCCAACTGCAAAATTCCATTTCCAACAGAATATCTGATAAGTCAGAAAGTTTATTcaggccatttttattttttatttttttgccaaaTGCCTATTTGTACAGCCAAAAATAAAAGCCAGGGGACAGAATGTTTAAGTTAGGCTCTGACTTTGATAGTAAGATGAACAGATAGGTATAGTATTGACATCACTGGCATgctctttttcattttaaaagaaacagggGCTTCTTGCTAAATACACCACTCAAGGGGAGTACTTTTCCTTTGGAAGGCTTATCTTGGGAAGTTTTGTTTCACTATGTAACTAGAGTGCAATAATTTGCTTCAGACTTTCCAAAATGTATCTTCATCAGTTTATCACATCTGCTAAATGATATCACAAAGTTACCATTACAACTGAGTCACATCAGAATCACTTACCTTATAAAACATCTCAATTTTAGGTGGGTAAAATCTGTAGCCTTCCTTGACACCAGGGTTTCTTTTAAGGAAAGAACCAGTTGCAATTCTTCTACAAACCCATTCAATTGGAATCATTTCACAGTGAGCAGCTATAAATGCTGTGTCACTATGTTTTCTCACAAAAGCAGTTTTGATTCCTGAAAACACAAGATGACACCTTAGTACTACCACTCTAAATAGCACACATTTGAATTAAGAGTTGTGAACAAAATATATCGATATATTTACAACACAGAAAAACATTTCAGAAGTTACTCAGCAATTTGGGTATGCACAAAATCACCAGCAGAAGGATACAGAGGCAGAACTAGGAGCCATGGACCCTAGGCAGTGTTACACCTTTCTGGGGTTATTTACTGCTCTTGTTTTTTCCTCCTGTCTCCTGCTGGGCAAGTATAGAGTCCCAACTATATTATAGCAGCATAACAGTGACATCAGCACAACAGCTCTATAGAACTgctttgtaaatttgtttttaaagttataCTCTTCTTGAAGTAGTCACTAACCTGCAAGAGCTTCAAAACCTTTtgtgaaatatttaaaaacccaccagacaTTTTTCAATTAATTTGTCAAAAGTGAGTGATCCTAATTGTTGAACTATAAAGTACAAAGAATAGCAGACAAGACTGGTATTCTTGTTTATTGTTCCAAATGTGTTCTGATTTAGAAAAATCTTTTTCAGGGAAGTTTATATAAGAACAaaatatacacaatttaaaatgtcGAACAGATGATTCAAGAGTATATAACAGTACATAGTCATCCAGAATTTTTGGAAGTTGCATTTCCATGGTACTTCCAGCCCCAGGGGGCTCAGACTTTTTGTAAGTACCTGCAACATTCTTGGTTAGGAATTTACAGATATAAAGAATTAATGGACCATCCAAATactcctctgtgtgtgctcaTTTAAGTCACAGCAAGATACAAGAAAGAAACTGTTTGAGAAGAGTGCAACATTAGTTAAGGGTATTACTATACAGGAGGGGTGCACAGCTCAAATGCcatggtgggccagaaccaagcaTTACTTGGTATGCGGGGGGCCGAGGTCGATTTTCAGCACATTGTTACGTTAAGAACAAtcaattattagttacttgtggatcttgtCAAttgacccacaattttaaccaaggatagtggccataAAATAGGCCCtgcccctgctcagtcagtggggcacctggagtgcctgccagccccaaacaaatgccaagtcctctcctctcactaaatcactgttgctttcaggctgaaaTCCTAGACATACTTACTAAGAAATCATATTGGGTCCACTGTGGGATGTATTTGATGGCACTGTAAGGCAGTTTCTGGAGAAGACAGAGAATGGCCCTCCTTGGAGAAAAGGGAACTGACCAAAAGAGTGGCCCTCTGCCTTTCTGGACTGctattgctgcaggatattcctaccagCAGGCTAGCAAAAAAAGTCCTTTTGGGCCAGATCTCGCCTCTGGGTCTTATGATGAATAGTCCTGCTATAAAGTAAAGATAGTTCATAGTGTTTTTCTTTCTAGAGTGAATAGGTTTCAAGAGGATACACCTTGGGGATACTTTTACATGTGAAACAAACAGCAGAAACGCTGCCATATAATGTAGTAAGTAACAGGAGTCCCGAGAGGCTATCTCTTTATATAGATGTTGGGCCAAGGCATGACTGTTTGCGAGCTTGCATGAAGGTACTAATTGCTCAAGATTTCTATGAGTAACACGTTTATATATTGTCATACAAGCTTCATGCTCTTTGTGGGAGAGAGGTGATCTCTTCCACTGTCTTATTTTAATATATAAGCTTATAAAGCACTAACATTTGAAGAGTCAGCTGCATTAATTTTTTATATATTTAGTCAGTCTACTTGTTAAGTTGTGTCTATCTTGTTATAGGAATTTGTTACAGTTGGTAAACAAGAATTCCAATCCTGCCAGGTGTTCTCTTATTTAATCATCAGCGTGTTAATGTCTAACGATCCTTAATGTCCTTAACGAAGTTAACAATCCTTAATTTGCCTGATGCACAGATTTTGTTCGATAAAGCAACCAGGACAGTATAGCATGGTTAAGTATCTGAAGTTTTATCTTTCTCTTGTTCACCATTCACTCATTGCTCAGTCAGTGCTGTAACTATAGCTTACAGCTAAGTGTATTTTATAGTGCAATCCTAACCttgcttactcagaagcaaggcCCACTGTGTTCAAAGGGGGTATACCTGCCAGGCAGGCATGCATAGGTTAGCAGCTTCAGCCTTCCATGCAAATTAATACAATGTAACTAGCAGCAACTACAATACGCTGAATCCAAGCCTACTGATTACCACCAACAGACCAGACATCTGGAAGATATTCAAATACAATgtgcctttaaaaatgaacaggAAGCTTGAGAGCTAGTGTGGTGGACTGAATGGACttggatttattatttatttattttattttatttaaactgttcaaatccccattcagctacaAAGCTCAATGTACAACCTTGGGCCAGTTATCATTGCTCAGCCTAACCACTATATAGCTTTATTGTAAGAGGCAGAGAAGAGGATTATGTGTGCCATCACAAGCCCAAGATCCTTGAGGAagaacaggattttttaaaaaggtttaatAATGCACTGAGCAACTTCTTTCCCCACAAAAGGAGAGTTAACACCTGTCCTAGGAATGCAGAGTAAGTTCACCTTGGCAGTTCTTCACAACCAATATGAAGTCTTTCTTGCCTTTACAAGTTAAGCAAAGATTAAAGACTACATCATACCATCACTATCCCAATTGTCTGGTGAATAAAGTAAACAAAGTTTAAACTCAGGGTTTACATATTATTCAATGAAGGTTTCTAAGAAGGTGTGTCCACCCCATCCCTAATTTTCTTTTCTTGTGTATTTTCTATTTCCCTTTCTTAACACATCCCTTTTCCTTCCTATTTCAGTTATTACCAAACTTGTGACTTTTTCGGTGCAACAGACTGAAAGGGGTTGCAACAGACTGAAATTTGATAATCCTTATTGGAATCTCAAAGCCAGGTGACAATTTGCATATGTTGTATTGCTCAAAGCACCAATAAAATAATGGGTGTTAGGGGCAAAACTCTCACTTCTCCCCGACCACCCAAGCAGTTTTAGGAGGACATTGTTTTATCAGCAAAGTTCCAAAATGCTTCCCCATGAACTTTCGTGGCAAGACAGAGTTCCAAATAAGTTAATTTTTAAACATAAGCATTGCTCCAGGCCAGGATTTCTTCATGGAATACTGATATGAAGAGAGTTGGGGGAAACACATCCTGATAATGATGCAAGTTAGATTACCCAAACTTGGTTAACTCTTATCTGTAGCCTGCAAGGCATATTCGTTGACCTACAGATTTTTTAAATACATTAAGCTATGACTATAATGTGAGACAGATGAGAAATTTCAGAGAAGAGATGGGGACATCCTCAGAGCTTCAGAATATTACcctaaaaaaacaccaccactcctcccccccacccctaaatCATGCATTTCACagagcaggagttgtgtagtgaCTGTGAAGGTATCAGTCTTACCTCAGTCATGAGTTCATTAAGTAGCCTTAATAAACTAATCTCCCTGTCCACTGTCTGCAAAATGAGGAGGGTACTGGCTTAtgttacagggctgttgtaaagatTAATCTTTACAGAATGCGATACATGCAAAATCAGGAAAATTTTGGGAAGTTGAATTACTTTTAGAATATATGATGCTCACAGTTGTACGTTTCTTTTCAATTTATTTGAccaagatgatttttttaaacaagttaATTCCTGTTGCCAAGATTCCAACAATATTTGTAGAAATATCATCAGTGGCACTACAGaacagggccatccttagggcggGACAACCCGGGCAATTGCCACGAGCCCCGCGCTGGCGCAAGCCCTGCTCTTGACACACTGCAGTGCagtctgccctcctctctcccccagtcccagccacttatctttccccgcagctgatcttttgtgtctgtgtgcatctTGAAaagctcccaggcaagctgctagagctgcatctctccccacctctcagctgttcggtgggtgggcagggctttcaaagaggcctccatgcaggtctcgctgaagcctgaagttcaggaaagaagcaggcaggcaggcagagagtgtccagcaccagagctctctgcagaccctctgcccagcccagccttagtaatggagatatgatgtgatttcctttttgtggttattgcCCACACCCTGAATACTGGCTTGcaatagggctttggtattgagcagagatgtggggcagggtaggaggaatatgtatatttaaattgaagtggattggacaaattgttggtttttaattttttttaattaaaaaaacccatccaaaaaaagtcctataagtgacttgtttcatggcagaaagttacaaaaacttctggaacaatatataatatttatttatttatgaatgcaccatgctcaagttgatttgtaacccagaaggtctgttgtgctttttatttttatttctttagaaatgcattatatgtccattATATGCATCTATTGACACTGTATGtaatcaatcagtatgattctgtaatgatatgaaatgttaacaaggccccgcacatgctgattcccccccagccccgcaccttactagggatggccctgctaGAGAATATATCATCTTCAAAGTGTCACTTGATCACTTTAACACAGGTGACCTTTCCCAGGATTCCAGGTATGGCGATCCTGAGAACACTTTTCTATGTGATCAAAACCACTACCTATACATTCTGGACACCTCAACTTTCCACGTGGAGTGTAAACTCACCACTCTAGAAGTACACGGAAAAGTAACCTCTTGGTGATTTCCCCATGGCAAAAATGGGTTGAGTGcatcaaaaagaaacagaaaaatctactctgtggttttattgctggaaaatttaaaaagttgctaTGTTCCCCAATGAAAATCCAGTTGCCATTACTTACCAGCTTCCTGAAGCAACTGAAACACACAGCTTGTTGTTGTATTTGAGATTGCAGCCTTGCCTTCCATGATATCCTTTCTAGCTGCATTTCCAGCTGTTATTTGGTCTTTTGATTGAAGCAGAACACATCCTGGGAGATTTGGCAATTCATAGACTACTTTTGTTTTCCCCTCATTTATCTTTTTGCCAAGTTTAAGTTCTGTAAGTGGGAGAGAGTAGCAAACCCAAAAGATTAGGTTGTTCTGCAAACAGTTTTGAGGTGCACAAGATATGTTTAAAAGAATTAGCAAAGCTTGAAATGGAACA carries:
- the PAICS gene encoding bifunctional phosphoribosylaminoimidazole carboxylase/phosphoribosylaminoimidazole succinocarboxamide synthetase isoform X6; this encodes MEGKAAISNTTTSCVFQLLQEAGIKTAFVRKHSDTAFIAAHCEMIPIEWVCRRIATGSFLKRNPGVKEGYRFYPPKIEMFYKDDAANDPQWSEEQLIEAKFRFAGLAIGQTEVDIMAHSTQAIFEILEKAWQPQNCTLVDMKVEFGVNVSTKEIVLADVIDNDSWRLWPSGDRKQQKDKQSYRDLKEVTPEALQMVKRNFEWVSERVELLLKPQSQGRVVVFMGSPSDLGHCEKIKKACGNFNIPCELRVTSAHKGPDETLRIKAEYEGDGIPTVFVAVAGRSNGLGPVMSGNTAYPVINCPPLSADWGAQDVWSSLRLPSGLGCSTILSPESAAQSAAQILGLSNHFVWAKLRSSMLNTWISLKQADKKMRECAL
- the PAICS gene encoding bifunctional phosphoribosylaminoimidazole carboxylase/phosphoribosylaminoimidazole succinocarboxamide synthetase isoform X5, with the translated sequence MAPIPSELKLGKKINEGKTKVVYELPNLPGCVLLQSKDQITAGNAARKDIMEGKAAISNTTTSCVFQLLQEAGIKTAFVRKHSDTAFIAAHCEMIPIEWVCRRIATGSFLKRNPGVKEGYRFYPPKIEMFYKDDAANDPQWSEEQLIEAKFRFAGLAIGQTEVDIMAHSTQAIFEILEKAWQPQNCTLVDMKVEFGVNVSTKEIVLADVIDNDSWRLWPSGDRKQQKDKQSYRDLKEVTPEALQMVKRNFEWVSERVELLLKPQSQGRVVVFMGSPSDLGHCEKIKKACGNFNIPCELRVTSAHKGPDETLRIKAEYEGDGIPTVFVAVAGRSNGLGPVMSGNTAYPVINCPPLSADWGAQDVWSSLRLPSGLGCSTILSPESAAQSAAQILGLSNHFVWAKLRSSMLNTWISLKQADKKMRECAL
- the PAICS gene encoding bifunctional phosphoribosylaminoimidazole carboxylase/phosphoribosylaminoimidazole succinocarboxamide synthetase isoform X4; translation: MCGLRKPRQWPPERARACAAEVTAGFAPALVASAATMAPIPSELKLGKKINEGKTKVVYELPNLPGCVLLQSKDQITAGNAARKDIMEGKAAISNTTTSCVFQLLQEAGIKTAFVRKHSDTAFIAAHCEMIPIEWVCRRIATGSFLKRNPGVKEGYRFYPPKIEMFYKDDAANDPQWSEEQLIEAKFRFAGLAIGQTEVDIMAHSTQAIFEILEKAWQPQNCTLVDMKVEFGVNVSTKEIVLADVIDNDSWRLWPSGDRKQQKDKQSYRDLKEVTPEALQMVKRNFEWVSERVELLLKPQSQGRVVVFMGSPSDLGHCEKIKKACGNFNIPCELRVTSAHKGPDETLRIKAEYEGDGIPTVFVAVAGRSNGLGPVMSGNTAYPVINCPPLSADWGAQDVWSSLRLPSGLGCSTILSPESAAQSAAQILGLSNHFVWAKLRSSMLNTWISLKQADKKMRECAL